The Anopheles moucheti chromosome 3, idAnoMoucSN_F20_07, whole genome shotgun sequence genome contains the following window.
TAAGCGCCGGCAAACCCATTCGCTCTACCACCTCACGGTACTCCTTTGAGTACGGGTGCGTACCCGAGTGGAAGTATTCCAGCATATTTTTCAACACCTTTAGTTGCACCATACGCTCCAGTGTGTGATACGTCCAAATGTCGTGCAACAGTTTCACCATCGACGTTTCGGTGGAAATATACTCCGCCAGTGCGGTGGCTGCCCCACGATATTCGTTCACCAAATAGTAACACAATATTTGCCATGATTGAACGGCGTCAATGTCCTGTTGGTGAATATACAATGAATGTACCGTACTGTTACATATTTGCCCGTGCGATTTACTTACCAAGTATTGATGTAATTTGTTTGCGAAAGGTTGTAGCTTCAGCTGGTTTCTATCTTTGATCAACTTTTGCAACTTTTCCTCCGATGCTTTACTAGGCTTCTTGTAGTGCAGAATACCGTCGACCAGTTCCTTGGACACCTGAAACAGTTTCTCTTTCACATCCGCATTCGGTGTGCCGTAGTGTATGCCAGAAACGAACTGCCACAGTTTTTTCCACTGGCTAGAAGGATTGTGAATAAAACGAGGTTATGTTAGCGTAAACAAAGCCAAACGAGCGGCAATCACGCGTAACAATTGATTTCCCCATTATCAAACCTACTTACATGATATCTCCATGGATGTCGTTCATGTTGAGTACTGCGTGTAACTAAAACTGTAAAGCAATGTAtgtaaattaatcaaaataaaagTGTTTTCTAAATAAAGTAGCACAGCACTGTTGAACGTCGAATCAAGCCCGGCGGCCGTCAACTAGGTGAATAGAACAACCGAATGAAGGTGGGTACTATCAGCACTGTTTGACAGATTCCAGTATGTGAAGGGGTGATTACACGTTTTGCCTAAATTACAGCACAGGCTAGGTATTAAAATCAGGGAGGAAATCAACCAATGGCTCGTTAAGAATATGCTTTTATTATTGAAAGATTGTTGAACAAAAAAGATAGCTATTTTTAATACTGTTGAGGTTGCACTATTTTCTTGAGAACACATCAAGTCAATTCAACTCTGGAGATATATCCGCGGTCAAAGGACTATTCGCGGTATCGCTAGCCACTATGAATCTTGACAACCGCAGCTTGACCCCATGTAGTACACCTTATTTTTTTCATCCCATGACGTCACCACGATTTGTGTACATAAAACCAGCTAGAGTGACAGAGAAGCAAATCAGATCACTCTACGATGTGCATCACCCGATAGGGGCAGTCTATGGTGGGCTGcaaaaatccaaaacaaggTCAACTGTCAAACCTCTCTCACTGTACAGAATcgaaatttaattgattttgattAACTGCTCAACCGCAGCATAGTTTTATTGGCCGCGAAGGACTCCAAAGCTGGCGCTACACCGATCAACGTCCCCATTGCGTTCGGTTTATTGCGTGGCGTTGTGAGCAAGAACGGTTTGATATCTGGCGAGTGTCAATAGTGAAAAAaatgtcatcatcatcaagaCGATTGTGATCGTGCGTCGAGACGGGTCGACCGTGAATGAGATAATAAATCGTGTTACGATGGGTACTCGAAAACGTCTGGCTAAATGTGGCTGCTTACGATACCACAGGCAATGTGATAACAGTAGTGCTGCGTGAGTCTCAGCTGTGTCGCTAGATTTCTTGTGCAAAAGCTTCCGGTAAAGAGAACGGTGTTCCATACAACAAGATCTGCTCGGCCACCTCGGTCCGAACGCGGGAGCAACTGCCCCAATGGCTCAATCATTTACCTGGTAAGAATAATCCTGCTAATTCCTttgctttttctttcatttttatcgCCAGAAGTGTTTGGAGttcagtttagttgaaattaataGAAACTTCCTTCCTTCACGTTTCTTGGCTGGCAAGTTTTTTTTCAGCAGAATTTCGCTGAGCTGcactatttgtttactttttggtGCCAAAGTGAAAACAAGGAAGGAACGGGGCGCATGCACGCGACAAACGTCCCGCTTACGCAGCAGGAGGGTAGATTTCAATACTGTTCGAGCAAATATTTGCCCATTAAACATGGGCCTTTGTTACGACGTTGACGTGAGCAATGCTTAGCTTTGGCGGCGCTGCactacaaaatgcaattaagGTTTATGGGCGGTTGCCTGGCAGCCTGATGGTGTCGTCAATGTTTGCATAAATCGGAACTAATTGATAATGCGCACTCTTGCACTGAAGGGGGAAGGCGTTCAATGACCCATGTTCGTTTGTGGGAACACAATGCTGTTACATCTATGCATCGGTGCAATAAACGCAGTACTGTAAGAATGTTGTACCGCACCAAACTACAAAAACCATCATTCTTAGGTCAAATGGAAATGTAAAACACTTCCCGAACCGTAATGAGCTTCCAAAGCGTTTCCAATTCCAACTCACGACCAGTGTTGCATTGCATGGGCTACTGTGGGATTGAATATCACCTGTGCGGTGCTCATTCAAGTGTTTCGCTCGTTAATCTTATCTAGTAGTTCACTTACTGCACATACCACCATGTCAGGTGAAAAGCTTCGTAAGCCTAACGAAGGTCATTCTAGATATGGAGTAATGCCGAAACCATCCAATAAAATGTCGGTTTCTGCTCACCGCAGGTTTCCAGTGAACCACCTTGGCAGCACAAAAAACAACGAGCGTCTTCAAAACTCGTACGAATATCCGTCGGTACCACTGTGTTCAGCGAACGATGTACAGCTTCGGTTTCTCTGCCCGGACGATCTCGAGGAGGTACGGACTTTGTGCCAGGATTGGTTCCCCATCGATTATCCACTCTCATGGTACGTGGACATTACGTCCAGTACGCGCTTTTTCGCGCTGGCAGCAATCTACAACTTCAGCATCATCGGTCTCATAGTGGCAGAGATTAAATCGTACGGCAAGCTTAACAAAGAGGTAAAGCGTTCGCGTTCGTGTATGACACCCGTGTCTCGTAACATTACTCGCAAATAGTGCGCTTTATACCGTTCACAGGATCGAGGCATTCTACCGGAATCGATGGGTCGGGATGCAGAGATTGGGTACATTCTGTCGCTGGGTGTGCATCGAAAGTACCGCCAAAACGGTATTGGTTCGCTGTTGCTTGACTCACTCATCAACCACCTAACGACTGCCGAGCGACACAAAGTGAAGGCAATATTTCTCCACGTCCTAACCACGAATCGTACCGCCATACTTTTCTACGAACGAAGAGGGTACGTTTAGAGGAACAGGCTGTGCCGTTCTAAATAAATATCGAAAAGGGTTTAGATTCATGTATGGTTCTTTCGTTTCCTCATTTTAGGTTTGTCCTTCATTCCTTTTTGCCTTACTATTACTCGATTCGAGGCAAATGCAAAGATGGTTTCACCTACGTGTCCTACATCAATGGAGGCCATTCACCATGGAGTTTATAATATCCTTTTCAAAGCCAAACTTGCCCAATTTCAGTgatggtggattttttttctagatTTATGTGTTTGATGTGTTAATATCTCCTTAACCACCAACTTTACCGATTATTTGAAGTACTGGTGCTCGCAGATTCTAACTGCCGGTGGACTTTGCCCATGGATCTGCGGTCGTATGCGGACGGCGTTTCGGTGGGTGTGCTACCGTACGGTCGGACGATTTCACCTTCAGCAGGACGAATAGATGTCGGTTCTGGAATGCCGGAGCGGCCACTACaagcaaacattttcattttcgctTCCCATCATTCATCGTTTACGACGTACGATCCGCTCCCTTGGAGCTCGTCTAGTTAAAACCTTTTTTCATTTACCTTTTCCCCAACAACCCAACCAATGTTGGAATgcataacaggtgggctgataattgtttggcgtaacacatatatcgcgctaaaagatttatttccatatcatatttcgtttgtaccaaccttcaaacgaattctgtccaaatttgacagcactcgggccataacCTAGTAGGCtggagcattttgtgtgacgaaacttttgtgttttgagtaatcatgggaaaagaaggaatttcgcgataaattattggtttttgaagggtaaaaatacagttgaagccaaaaattggcttgatgaagagtctttggacactgttccaccaaaatcaaccataaaatattgctttgctaaatttaaaagtagtgaaatgagcactgactacggtgaacacagtggacgcccaaaagaggtggttactgaggaaaacaaaaaaaaaatcacaaaattattaaaagcaaccgtaatgcgaagttgatcgagatagctgacaccttaaagatgtctaaggaatgTCAAGGaatgttggacatatcgttcacgagtatttggatatgagatagctctgtgccgcgcgagctcacatttgaacaaaaacaacaacaagttgatgattcagtgcagtgtttggagctgtttaagcgaaataaatccgagtttttgcgtcagtatgttaccatggatgagtcttggcttctccacttcactccaaagtccaatcgACAGTCGTCCGAGTGGACTGAACGCGATAaacctgctccaaaa
Protein-coding sequences here:
- the LOC128304069 gene encoding N-alpha-acetyltransferase 60 isoform X1, producing MAQSFTWFPVNHLGSTKNNERLQNSYEYPSVPLCSANDVQLRFLCPDDLEEVRTLCQDWFPIDYPLSWYVDITSSTRFFALAAIYNFSIIGLIVAEIKSYGKLNKECALYRSQDRGILPESMGRDAEIGYILSLGVHRKYRQNGIGSLLLDSLINHLTTAERHKVKAIFLHVLTTNRTAILFYERRGFVLHSFLPYYYSIRGKCKDGFTYVSYINGGHSPWSLYDYLKYWCSQILTAGGLCPWICGRMRTAFRWVCYRTVGRFHLQQDE
- the LOC128304069 gene encoding N-alpha-acetyltransferase 60 isoform X2; its protein translation is MAQSFTWFPVNHLGSTKNNERLQNSYEYPSVPLCSANDVQLRFLCPDDLEEVRTLCQDWFPIDYPLSWYVDITSSTRFFALAAIYNFSIIGLIVAEIKSYGKLNKEDRGILPESMGRDAEIGYILSLGVHRKYRQNGIGSLLLDSLINHLTTAERHKVKAIFLHVLTTNRTAILFYERRGFVLHSFLPYYYSIRGKCKDGFTYVSYINGGHSPWSL